The DNA region CGGGTGAACTTACAAGCCCCCAACCAAGCCACGCTGCTATCGGTTTATCCCCCTTCCGGCAGCGATCCGGCCTTACTCGAAGATTCTGTAGAAACCTCGCTGACGGTTTCCCCAACCAAGCAAGGCTTCTACGAATTTGTGGCGATCAATCAGGCTTTAGATCCCATTGACTATCAACTAACCCTTGAAGCCCAAAATTTGCCAATGGCTTCTCCACCCCCTGCAACGACGCCTTAATCCCTAGGCCTCCCTAGTTTTCGGCGTGAACTGCAAATACAAACAGGGAATGACAATCAGGGCAATCATCGTGGAAGCTATCAAGCCAAAGATAATGGTACTGCAAAGCGGCATCCACCGAGGCGAACTGAGGGCTAGCGGAACTAGACCAATAATGGTGGTGACGCTAGTAGTCAGAATGGGGCGCAAACGGTCAGCGACTCCATGCGCCGCCGCCTTACGGACTGTCATCCCTGCTTGTCGATAGCTGTTCATCGTGTCTACCATGACGATCGCATTATTCACCACAATACCCACCAGGGCGATAATGCCAATAAACGCCGAGAACGAAAACGGAATCCAAGCCAGGAAAAAGCCGCCAAAGGTGCCAATTAGCGCTAGCGGAATCGTAATCAAAATAATGATGGGCTGGCTAAACGAGTTAAGCTGCAAGACCAGAACCGCAAAGACTAAAAAGATGGCAAGCATCAAGGCAAGTCCTGCCGATCCAAAGGTTTCGGCTTGATCGGCGGCTTCCCCTGCAAAAGCATAGCTGTAACCCCTCGGCCAAGCGGTCTGAACTTCATCTAAGAGGGGTCTGGCATCGGCAAGAATTTCCCCTACCGTGCGGTTTGCCGTTTTAGAGAGTACCGTCACCGTTCGCTGGCCGCCTCGGTGAGTAATGGACAGCGGCGCTTGACCTTGGACGGCATTCACCACCGCGATCGCAGGTACTACTGGTCGATCCGGGTTGGAACCAAAGAAGCGTACCAGCGACAACTCATCCCGGCGAGTCGGCCCGCCAACTGCACCATTCCGAGAAGGCCAGGCCGTACTCAGGCGAATCTCAATATCTTCCTGGTTGCCACCGATAACAAAGTTACCAACATCGGTCGCGCTCATATAATAGCGGGCTTGGGTGGCGATGTCTTCCTCGCTGAGGCCGTAGAAGTCGAGATCCTCCCGTCGGGGAATAAGCTGCAAGTCAGATTGAAGATTACCTAAATTGTCGCGCACGTCGGCGGTACCGGGAATTTGTCGCACCAAGTTTTGCACCTGGTTGGAGAGTTGGCGCAACTCGGTCATATCGCTGCCTGTAATTTCGATTTGAATCGGATCTCCTGTCCCCGTGGTGCTTTCAGTGCTGACGAATAGCTGCGCGCCGGGATACTTTTGCAGCACTGGGTTGAGTTCGGCGCGCAAGTCATTGGCGATCTCTTGGGAGGCGCGATCGCGATCGCCTTCGGGAACCAAAATCGCGGAAAATCCTAGCAAGTAACTCCCCTCAGTAGGCTGAAGCGTGCCCGGACTCACCAGGGTGCTGCTTTGCCCGACGTATTTAATCGCGTTGTCTAGGTAATCTTTTTGGCGCAGAATTTCCCCTAAGTCGTCTGCCACGATTTTAGAGGAGGCTAGGGTTGTGTTCGGCGGTAGCTCAACGTTGATACTCATTTTCAGACTATCTTCTTCGGGAAAGAAGACGGTCGGAATTTGGGTAAAGGCTAATACAGCGGTGACAAAGAGCATCAGGGCAAACAGCATCCAAGCTCTCGCCGTGGTTTTGTTACGCACCGTATAGGTTAAGCTCCAGCGGACAAAGCGCTCTGAAGCGGCTTCGCTGAGGCGATCGACGCGGGACTTTTTGCGGTTCTTGATATCGCCGAGTAAAAAGCGGGAGAGGGGAATATCAATCAAAAGGGCGATCGCAAAACTCAAGAGCAAACAAATCACCGCCGTCAGCGGTAGCAACCGAATAAACTTACCCATCGTGCCGCCAATGGCCAGCAGCGGCGTCATTGCCAAAATCGTCGTTAACTGACCCGCAAAAGCAGGCGCAGCATAGGTTTTAACAGTCTTCAGCGCCGCCCGCTCGAAGCTCAACCCAGAAGCAAAGATCGCTTCATGCATCCCCTCCATCATCAAAATGAAGACATCCACCAGCAGCCCCAAAGCCAACACCATGCCGATCAGCACCATGTTGTTGAGGGTTGAACCCATCAGCCACAACACCGCCAGCGTGCCTAAAAAGGTCAGGGGAATCGAGAGTCCGGCAATCAGCGCCTCCCGCCAAGTGAGGGCGACAAACAGCACGGCAAACACCGCCAGCATCGCCTGGATAGCATTACTAAACAGGTTGCCCAGTTGTTCCCAAATAATTTCCGAGTCGTCCGCCGTGACTAGATAGTCCATCCCCAGCGGCCACAGATTGGGATCGCCCTTGGCTGCTTCCAGATCCGCCAAAACCGCATCCACGACCCGAATCGTATCCTGTCCCGGCACCTTCTTCACCGAGACGCTGACCACCGATTCATACTCAGCCCCGGCAATGGTAATCTCCGCTAGGGTATTCTCTGGTTCCAGTTCCCGGCGAATTTCTGCCAATTCTGAGAGGCGGACGATCCGCCCGTTTAGCCGGGTTATGGGGAGATTCCGTAACTCCTCCAGTTGCCGAAACCGACCGTAAAAGCGGACTTGAGTGCCAATGGTATCGCTTTCAATCTCATTGAGCGGCATATCGCTATTGGCAGTGCGAATCCGGTTCGCCACCGTCATCGGCGAAATGCCTAGGGCTGTAAGCTGATTGGGGTTCATCAACACCTGAACCACCTCGTCGCGGGCCCCGCCCAGCGTCACCTCTGTCACCCCCGCCACTTTCTCTAGGCGATCCTGAATTTGGTGAGCCGCCTGACTCAAAACCACCGGGTCTAAGTCGCCAAAGAGTGCCACGGTGAGAATCGGCGCATCCGTTACTGAAATCGACTGTACGGCGGGTTGGTCGGCCTCTCTGGGGAGGTTGGGTTCGGCGCGAGAAACGGCATCTCGCAACCGTTGCATGGAGCGATCGACATCCGCATCGGCTTGGAATTCGGCGTTAATGAGTGAAAAGCCGCTAAAGGAGGCGCTGTCTAAGGTTTTTAGCCCTTCTACGGATTGAATCTCTTTTTCAAGTTCGTTCGTAACTTGCTGCTCAATCGTTTCCGGGTCGGCTCCGCTCCAGGTGGTGGTGACAGTGGCGATCGCTAAGGCAATATCGGGGTTAGACTCTTTAATCATGGAGGCATAGCCCAACAGTCCCCCAACCACCATCAGCAGGGTGAGTAAGACCCCAAAGACGGTTCGCAGGAAGAAAAAGCGGGTTAGGGGCGAGACGGAACGAACCTGCTCAGGGCCATTGCCATTCAACGATAAATTACTTTGACCCATCTAAGATTGTTCTCCGGTGCGAGGTGAAACGCTCTGGAATGACTTGCACCCTAGCCCCGTTGACTAGACCGCTTTGTCCTTCTGTCACCAATTGCTCTCCAACCTGGACGCCGCTAAGAATTTCCCGGCGATCGAAACCTTCAATGCCTAGCTCAACCTGGCGTTGCTCAACAGTATTCGTCTCTGGATTGACCGCAAAGACATAAGGCACCCGGGCGCGAAAGGCGATCGCATTCAGCGGGACGACCACAGTATCGGCCTGCTCGGCTACCGCAATCCATAGGGTGACGCTGGCCCCATGTTGGAGATTGGCCGACCCGCTAGCGATTCGAGCCGTTGCCTGAATCGCTCGGTTGCCGGGACTTACCGCCGGATTCACCGCGTAGATGCTGCCCTGAATCTCGGCTAGTTCGGTGAGGCTAACGCCCGACTGTCCCGCTTGAGGCGATCGCGCTTCCGTAACCAAAGCCGTGCTACCGGGACGAACGCGATCGCTCATCCCTGCCGACAGGTCAGCCACCACCTCAAACTGGTTGGGGTCAACAATGACAATTGGGACTCGATTCAGCAATTCCTGGTAGTTACCCAACTGAGACGAAACCGCCTGGAGACTGTAATACTCGTTCTCTCGAATATTGAGATAGGCGACAATGCCATCAAAAGGGGCATACAGACGAGTCCCCTCTAGAGCCACCTCAGCCTGGTTCAACCGGGCGCGGGCGGTCGCAATCTGCGATTCTGTGGCCTGAAGTTGCTCCCGTGCCGAACTCACCTGAGCCTGCGCCGTACTCACCTGCGCCTGGGCTGCCGCTACCTGAGCCTGGGCTACCGCCACCTGAGTCGCTGCATCTTGAACCGTACTGCGCCGATTATCCAGATCGCTAGCGGAAATAACGCCTTGCTCGAAAAGCTGCTGATAGCGCTGCAACTCAGTCTGGGCTAAATTTTGAGCCGCTTGTGCCTGGGCAACCTGCGCCTCTGCCTGGGCAACCTGCGCCCTAGCTGCGACAACCTGCGATTCCATTTGAGCAATGTTGGCTGCGGCTACGCCCCGCTGCCGTTGCGCCTCATTCACCGCCGCTTCTGCTTGATTAATGTCAGCCTGCAAAGTGCGATCGTCAATTTGTGCCAGCAGTTCTCCCTGGCGCACCGCATCGCCCGCCCGCAAAGTCCGCCCATCCCGGTCGGCAAGATAGGTGACATCGCCATCGACATCAAACGCCAAATGCTTAAACCGCACGGCTTGTACAGTTCCTTCACTGGAAATCCAAGCCTGGATTGAGTCTCGTTCTGCTGTCACCGTTCGCAC from Desertifilum tharense IPPAS B-1220 includes:
- a CDS encoding efflux RND transporter permease subunit is translated as MGQSNLSLNGNGPEQVRSVSPLTRFFFLRTVFGVLLTLLMVVGGLLGYASMIKESNPDIALAIATVTTTWSGADPETIEQQVTNELEKEIQSVEGLKTLDSASFSGFSLINAEFQADADVDRSMQRLRDAVSRAEPNLPREADQPAVQSISVTDAPILTVALFGDLDPVVLSQAAHQIQDRLEKVAGVTEVTLGGARDEVVQVLMNPNQLTALGISPMTVANRIRTANSDMPLNEIESDTIGTQVRFYGRFRQLEELRNLPITRLNGRIVRLSELAEIRRELEPENTLAEITIAGAEYESVVSVSVKKVPGQDTIRVVDAVLADLEAAKGDPNLWPLGMDYLVTADDSEIIWEQLGNLFSNAIQAMLAVFAVLFVALTWREALIAGLSIPLTFLGTLAVLWLMGSTLNNMVLIGMVLALGLLVDVFILMMEGMHEAIFASGLSFERAALKTVKTYAAPAFAGQLTTILAMTPLLAIGGTMGKFIRLLPLTAVICLLLSFAIALLIDIPLSRFLLGDIKNRKKSRVDRLSEAASERFVRWSLTYTVRNKTTARAWMLFALMLFVTAVLAFTQIPTVFFPEEDSLKMSINVELPPNTTLASSKIVADDLGEILRQKDYLDNAIKYVGQSSTLVSPGTLQPTEGSYLLGFSAILVPEGDRDRASQEIANDLRAELNPVLQKYPGAQLFVSTESTTGTGDPIQIEITGSDMTELRQLSNQVQNLVRQIPGTADVRDNLGNLQSDLQLIPRREDLDFYGLSEEDIATQARYYMSATDVGNFVIGGNQEDIEIRLSTAWPSRNGAVGGPTRRDELSLVRFFGSNPDRPVVPAIAVVNAVQGQAPLSITHRGGQRTVTVLSKTANRTVGEILADARPLLDEVQTAWPRGYSYAFAGEAADQAETFGSAGLALMLAIFLVFAVLVLQLNSFSQPIIILITIPLALIGTFGGFFLAWIPFSFSAFIGIIALVGIVVNNAIVMVDTMNSYRQAGMTVRKAAAHGVADRLRPILTTSVTTIIGLVPLALSSPRWMPLCSTIIFGLIASTMIALIVIPCLYLQFTPKTREA
- a CDS encoding efflux RND transporter periplasmic adaptor subunit — its product is MSSLDRPSNEPPLLNEQAYNPEAPSSIENLEKPQKKPGLNRFWWLIPLVGVVFAIGGISFIRLRDKYSQEITVAEPAPLTVRTVTAERDSIQAWISSEGTVQAVRFKHLAFDVDGDVTYLADRDGRTLRAGDAVRQGELLAQIDDRTLQADINQAEAAVNEAQRQRGVAAANIAQMESQVVAARAQVAQAEAQVAQAQAAQNLAQTELQRYQQLFEQGVISASDLDNRRSTVQDAATQVAVAQAQVAAAQAQVSTAQAQVSSAREQLQATESQIATARARLNQAEVALEGTRLYAPFDGIVAYLNIRENEYYSLQAVSSQLGNYQELLNRVPIVIVDPNQFEVVADLSAGMSDRVRPGSTALVTEARSPQAGQSGVSLTELAEIQGSIYAVNPAVSPGNRAIQATARIASGSANLQHGASVTLWIAVAEQADTVVVPLNAIAFRARVPYVFAVNPETNTVEQRQVELGIEGFDRREILSGVQVGEQLVTEGQSGLVNGARVQVIPERFTSHRRTILDGSK